One genomic window of Salvia miltiorrhiza cultivar Shanhuang (shh) chromosome 4, IMPLAD_Smil_shh, whole genome shotgun sequence includes the following:
- the LOC131021734 gene encoding OVARIAN TUMOR DOMAIN-containing deubiquitinating enzyme 2-like — translation MEGIVVRRVIASDNSCLFNAVGYVMDHDRNKASELRQVIAATVASDPEKYSEAFLGKTNEEYCAWILNPEKWGGAIELAILADYYGREIAAYDIQTTRCDLYGQEKKFAERAMLIYDGLHYDALAMSPSEGAPEEFDQTIFTVQMDRTVGPVERLALNLVRDQQRKRSYTDTANFTLRCGVCQIGVVGQKEAVEHAQATGHVNFQEFK, via the exons ATGGAAGGTATCGTTGTTAGGAGAGTTATCGCTTCTGATAACAGTTGCCTCTTCAATGCAGTAGG TTATGTCATGGATCATGACAGAAACAAGGCTTCCGAGCTGAGACAG GTTATAGCAGCGACAGTTGCCAGTGATCCAGAGAAGTATTCCGAAGCATTCCTTGGAAAGACTAATGAAGAGTACTGTGCATGGATTCTAAACCCAGAAAAGTGGGGAG GTGCTATTGAGCTTGCAATATTGGCTGATTATTATGGACGAGAGATTGCTGCTTATGATATACAAACCACAAGATGTGATTTGTATGGGCAG GAAAAGAAATTTGCAGAAAGAGCAATGCTTATATACGATGGCCTCCATTACGATGCTCTGGCC ATGTCGCCCTCTGAAGGAGCTCCTGAGGAATTTGATCAGACAATATTCACAGTGCAGATGGACCGAACCGTGGGGCCAGTCGAGAGACTCGCCCTTAATCTTGTAAGAGACCAGCAGAG GAAGAGGAGCTATACAGATACTGCAAACTTCACTCTGCGATGTGGTGTGTGTCAAATTGGAGTTGTGGGGCAGAAG GAGGCCGTAGAGCACGCGCAGGCGACGGGGCACGTCAACTTCCAGGAATTCAAATGA